The Fibrobacter sp. DNA window ATATCCTGGTCTCCTGGGGAGAGCCTGGCTGCTTTCTCATAATACAAACGTGCCATGCCGATTTTTTTCAGACGATAGCAGGTATTGCCAAGATTGTAATAAACAGTACTGTTGTTTATTCCTGACTCCACTATCTTCTCATAATAGTACATCGCGCTGTCGAACTGCTGCCCATCATAAAACCTGTTGGCTTTCTCAAACCAATTATCTACCGGAGCTGCATTCGTGTAAAATGCAAATCCGGTCAGCAGAAGTAAAACAACCCCTGTCATTGTAACCTTACTCTTTTCTTTAGTGTTTTTCAGCCCTGTGATGAACGCTTCAGTTTTTGAGATCAGTTCTTTTCTGGTTTTCTCATCAAGACTCTTTCCCCCGAACCTGTAGCTGTCAATGTTCTCTATAAAAGAGGCCATATCTGACACTATCTTTTCATCTGCACAGTACTTTAACAGTTCGATTTTCAATTCTTCCAGAGTCCTTCCTGTAGCAGGAAAACCGAATTTTTCAGATATAAATCTCTCGATTACTTCGGAAATCCTTCCCAGAAATTCCGATGGCGGCATCTTTTGAGCGGATCTTCTGACAGAGGAGAGATTTTTCCTCGCCAGGCTGACTGCCCTTCGCCTGATCTGCTGAGCCGCGTTCTTCTGCTTCCGGTCCGCCTGGTATCTATATAGAATTGATATCGCGAAAATGATCAGCGGCAATGGCAGGAGAAGGAAGAAGAGAGGTTCACGGTATGGACGTTCCTCCTGGTTGGCTATTTTTGTCCCTGTTTTGATATACCGTATATCCCTGCCCACCTCGCGGATCTCCTCCTGAGTCAGATATCTGGTCTGTGGTTTACTTCTAGCTTTCCCTTTTGTCACATTTATATTGATCTGTCCTGATGAGGCGGTTTTGAATGTTCCTGTCTGTGGATCAAAATAGGGAAAAGTCACAGGAGGAATAACAAGTGTACCCTCCTGTCTTGGGATAAGCAGGTATTTGTAAAACTTTCTTGCGGATATTCCATTTGCTCCGGTATCGGAATAAACCTGACGTTCAGGTTTGAACACTTCACAATCATCGAGTTTGGGGAGAATTACATCACCCATGTCAGCCGGCCTTGTCGAACCCCTTACCGTCACTTTCAATGTCAAAGCCTCACCTGCCGGGACTTCCTGATGATCCGTGACAGCTTCAATCGAGAATTTACCCACAGCACCGGAAAAACCGGCCGGTGCAGGGGGCAGCGGCTTTACAGTAATAGAAAGGGAGTTGGAATGTGCATTTTTCGGGACAGCCTGTACACCACCACCGAAAAAGTTCATATCGAAAAAATCATCGAAGAAGGGATCTATTCTGCGGCGCTGAGAACGTCTGAGTTCCTGGTATTCAAATGGAACCGGGGGAATCTCAAATTTCCCGGCACTCACCGGAAAAACCGAGTACTTCAGAGAGTATGTATTGTAAATTTCCCCGTTGATCCGCTCCGAAGCTGTTGTGATCTGGGTCGAAAAAAGTCTGCTGAGAGAAAAATTCTTTCCGAAAGCTTCCTCGAGCTTCTCCAGTACAGGCATGAAACTGTTGCGTACCTCTGTGGGTGAATTTGCTTTCTGCACAACTTTAAGTGTGAGCATCGCCTGTTCACCTACATAAAGAGTCTTTTTATTGAGCAGAAGGCTGACTTTTATAGCAGGATTTTGCACTGGCTCATCAGTCACTTTAAAAGAGATCGGATCTGTCTGGTAAACCGTGCCATTGATTTCGACTTTCAGCGAAGGGAAAACGAAAGATCCTGTCGATTTCGGCGTGATAACATAATAGAACTGGGTATGGATCTCGTTTTTCTGAGTCGCCCTTCCGTTGATGATCTGAATCGAAGAGGATGTTGATTGACGGGAATCGGTTTTAAGCAGTGAAAACCCCTCAACAGGGGAGACCTGGGGGACAGGTATTGCACCAATTTTTTTACTGCTGACCAGTGTAGCTGTTATCACGATCTGCTCTCCCATGGTGACGATGGTTCTCTCTGTAGTGGCTGAGAACCGCACCTGTGCTCCGGCGCTGAAAACCGGGAAAAGCAGCAGAACTGGTATAAGCATTTTTGTTTTCATTTAAAATGCTCCTGTGTCCATGAACGGATTGTCCGGCACAACAGCTTGACATCAGGAACCCGTGAGAAATTGTGGTCTGATCCATTTACGACATGGTAATCGGCAGGGATTCCGGATCTTTCAGCACACTTTACATATCTTCCGGACTCCTCAACTGATATCGATTCATCTTTGTCACCCTGGAAAAGCAGGATCCGTCCTTTGAAATCAGCACAGAGCGCTTCCACCGGATCGATGCCTTTGAGGCTGTCCAGAAATCCGATACTCATCTCGTGTGGGCCGTTTTCATAGTAACCATCTGAATTCGGGCCTGATTGAAGAAGGTTTTTTCTGCGGTGAATAAGACCTGTGGGATCGCCTACAGGGGAGAGAAGTACTATCCCCGATGCATCGAGAGGTCCTGCGCAGAATGCGGCTATCATCCCACCGAAACTGTGTCCCAGAAGAATCAGTTTTGAGGGCTTGTGTGTTTCCTTTAAAAAGGCTGCTACACCTCGAAGATCGGATTTCATCGTTTCCACGTTCATGTCCGCAAATAATCCATCACTCTCACCTGAACCGGTGAAATCGAATCTCATGGAGTTGACACCGGCACTTTCCAGTTCCCTGGCAATCTTCACAAACAGGTAACCCGGACCCATTCTCTGTCCTGTAAAACCATGACAGAACACAAACCACACCCCGTTTTGCGGTCCGGCCAGATGCAGGGAACCTCTGATTGTCTTTCCGCATACAGGCAATTCAAAATATTGAAACGACATAATTCCTTACCAGTCCTTTTCGGGTCTTGGTGCCTTTGCACCCTTTTTCTTCAATGGTTTGTTCAGCGAGTCCGCATCATCGGCGTAAAGTTCTATTATCCTTTCCGCCTCCTCTTTCTTCATATCCTTGCTGTCATCTTCCTGCTGCTGAGCGTTGGCCTGCTGCTCTTTCTGTTCCTGTTGCTTCTTGTTTTCATCACTCTGGTTCTGCTGTTCTTTATTCTCCTGCTGCTGGTCCTCCTTTTTATCCTGCTCTTCTTTATTCTGCTGGTTCTGATCTCCCTGGTCTTTCTTATCCTGATTATTCTGATTTTCCTGTTTGTTCTGCTTATCTTTATCCTGCTTGTCCTGCTTGTTCTGGTTATTATTCTGGTTATTCTGCTTTTCCTGATTTTCTTTTACCTTCATATGCGCAAGCTGGAGATTCCACTTTGCGTCTTTGTCATCTGGACGAAGGTCCAGTGATTGAATATAGTT harbors:
- a CDS encoding alpha/beta hydrolase, which produces MSFQYFELPVCGKTIRGSLHLAGPQNGVWFVFCHGFTGQRMGPGYLFVKIARELESAGVNSMRFDFTGSGESDGLFADMNVETMKSDLRGVAAFLKETHKPSKLILLGHSFGGMIAAFCAGPLDASGIVLLSPVGDPTGLIHRRKNLLQSGPNSDGYYENGPHEMSIGFLDSLKGIDPVEALCADFKGRILLFQGDKDESISVEESGRYVKCAERSGIPADYHVVNGSDHNFSRVPDVKLLCRTIRSWTQEHFK
- a CDS encoding tetratricopeptide repeat protein — protein: MSDMKICNIFNRTILLPLLVIIISAAVSEADEVYSKNKKANRIYNEKRYEEALKLYDDALLLSPSDNSLKMNKGSALYRLGEFDKAGEAYTGALSEEDKKKRADAFYNLGNILFRQAQQMEQSGDQGALEKYKEALQNYIQSLDLRPDDKDAKWNLQLAHMKVKENQEKQNNQNNNQNKQDKQDKDKQNKQENQNNQDKKDQGDQNQQNKEEQDKKEDQQQENKEQQNQSDENKKQQEQKEQQANAQQQEDDSKDMKKEEAERIIELYADDADSLNKPLKKKGAKAPRPEKDW
- a CDS encoding tetratricopeptide repeat protein — its product is MKTKMLIPVLLLFPVFSAGAQVRFSATTERTIVTMGEQIVITATLVSSKKIGAIPVPQVSPVEGFSLLKTDSRQSTSSSIQIINGRATQKNEIHTQFYYVITPKSTGSFVFPSLKVEINGTVYQTDPISFKVTDEPVQNPAIKVSLLLNKKTLYVGEQAMLTLKVVQKANSPTEVRNSFMPVLEKLEEAFGKNFSLSRLFSTQITTASERINGEIYNTYSLKYSVFPVSAGKFEIPPVPFEYQELRRSQRRRIDPFFDDFFDMNFFGGGVQAVPKNAHSNSLSITVKPLPPAPAGFSGAVGKFSIEAVTDHQEVPAGEALTLKVTVRGSTRPADMGDVILPKLDDCEVFKPERQVYSDTGANGISARKFYKYLLIPRQEGTLVIPPVTFPYFDPQTGTFKTASSGQININVTKGKARSKPQTRYLTQEEIREVGRDIRYIKTGTKIANQEERPYREPLFFLLLPLPLIIFAISILYRYQADRKQKNAAQQIRRRAVSLARKNLSSVRRSAQKMPPSEFLGRISEVIERFISEKFGFPATGRTLEELKIELLKYCADEKIVSDMASFIENIDSYRFGGKSLDEKTRKELISKTEAFITGLKNTKEKSKVTMTGVVLLLLTGFAFYTNAAPVDNWFEKANRFYDGQQFDSAMYYYEKIVESGINNSTVYYNLGNTCYRLKKIGMARLYYEKAARLSPGDQDIMSNIRFVNSNIVDRVPDPERGFLETVLWQMHIWMPLKTQLWLSFSVLLVISILVSAAFYLSGNARLWLIYLSVLLAIFLGTTGLSVGYKIYDLEKISYAILLAPSSDARNQPDGNKILFTVHEGTKFRIRKTEGGWSLVSLPNGVSGWVENKDLGRI